A stretch of Myroides oncorhynchi DNA encodes these proteins:
- the truA gene encoding tRNA pseudouridine(38-40) synthase TruA — protein sequence MRYFLEFAYNGTHYHGWQLQPDAISVQEVLTKAISTLLRTPIELVGAGRTDAGVHARQMYAHFDYDMPFDKDSLIKRMNSYLPEDIAVFDIHLVADDAHARFDATARTYDYHIHQFKDAFCNAGSYYHFRPLNVELMNQAAQILFEYEDFECFSKTHTDVFTFNCTIYKAYWTVLPDNKLVFTVSANRFLRNMVRAIVGTLVSVGLEKITLDDFRTIIENKDRGQAGFSVPGKGLYLTQVSYPYL from the coding sequence TTGAGATATTTTTTAGAATTTGCATATAATGGAACGCATTATCACGGATGGCAGTTACAACCAGATGCTATATCAGTACAGGAAGTCCTTACGAAGGCTATTTCCACTCTACTGCGTACCCCTATAGAACTAGTAGGAGCAGGTAGAACTGATGCTGGAGTACACGCTAGACAGATGTATGCACACTTCGATTACGATATGCCCTTTGATAAGGATTCTTTAATCAAACGAATGAATTCTTATTTACCTGAAGACATTGCTGTTTTTGATATACACCTCGTGGCAGATGATGCACACGCCCGTTTTGATGCTACAGCACGTACTTATGATTATCACATACACCAGTTTAAAGATGCTTTCTGCAATGCTGGAAGCTACTATCACTTCAGACCTCTTAATGTAGAACTGATGAATCAGGCTGCTCAAATCTTATTTGAGTACGAAGATTTCGAGTGTTTCTCTAAGACGCATACTGATGTGTTTACTTTTAACTGTACCATATATAAAGCCTACTGGACAGTACTACCTGATAATAAACTTGTCTTCACAGTATCTGCTAACAGATTCTTGCGAAACATGGTTAGAGCTATCGTCGGTACTTTAGTCAGTGTAGGCTTAGAAAAAATAACATTAGATGACTTCAGAACAATAATAGAGAACAAAGACAGAGGCCAAGCAGGCTTCTCTGTTCCTGGAAAAGGTCTTTATTTAACTCAAGTTAGTTACCCTTACTTATGA
- a CDS encoding metallophosphoesterase family protein, producing the protein MKKILLLSDTHSCIDESILKYVRQADEVWHAGDIGDLVVTDTIKSLKPFKAVYGNIDGNEARLEFPEEIVFECEGMKVYMVHIGGYPGKYRTIVRDRIRRDKPNIYICGHSHILKVQFDQEMNVLHINPGAAGISGFHQVRTMLRFTIDNGNIKDMEVIEWSKNKKAEL; encoded by the coding sequence ATGAAGAAAATATTATTGTTATCAGATACACATAGTTGTATAGATGAGTCTATCTTGAAGTATGTGCGCCAAGCAGATGAAGTGTGGCACGCTGGAGATATCGGTGATTTAGTGGTGACAGATACCATTAAGTCTTTAAAACCATTTAAGGCAGTATATGGCAATATAGATGGGAATGAGGCAAGACTTGAATTTCCTGAAGAGATAGTATTTGAATGTGAAGGGATGAAGGTGTATATGGTACATATCGGAGGATATCCCGGGAAGTATAGAACGATAGTTAGGGATAGAATTCGCAGAGACAAACCTAATATTTATATTTGTGGACACTCACATATCCTTAAAGTACAGTTTGATCAGGAGATGAATGTATTGCATATTAATCCTGGAGCAGCTGGTATCAGTGGATTTCATCAGGTGCGAACGATGTTGCGCTTTACGATAGATAATGGAAATATAAAAGATATGGAAGTTATAGAATGGTCTAAAAACAAAAAAGCCGAACTATAA
- a CDS encoding DUF4293 domain-containing protein, producing MIQRIQTVYLIIVFIAMGVLPFIFPLWHNGLNEEVFFMMNPPATILFGLSTALTVITILGYKNRQRQFVFNRVNIISNFILLGLFVYRTLAVSGETAEAVSEKGIGMFLPIISILFLVLANRAIKKDEDLVKSVDRLR from the coding sequence ATGATACAACGAATTCAAACAGTTTATTTAATTATCGTTTTTATAGCGATGGGAGTATTGCCTTTCATCTTTCCTTTATGGCATAACGGATTAAATGAAGAAGTCTTTTTTATGATGAACCCTCCTGCTACGATCCTTTTTGGACTATCAACAGCGTTGACAGTAATCACTATCTTAGGGTATAAGAATAGACAAAGACAGTTTGTGTTCAATAGAGTGAATATAATATCAAACTTTATACTTTTAGGATTATTTGTATATCGTACACTAGCGGTATCTGGAGAAACTGCGGAAGCTGTTTCTGAGAAAGGTATTGGGATGTTCCTCCCTATTATTTCTATCCTGTTCCTTGTATTAGCGAACAGAGCCATTAAGAAGGATGAAGATCTTGTAAAATCAGTGGATCGATTGCGATAA
- a CDS encoding NTF2 fold immunity protein yields MEKTKVKKIVISFIKEMNKREKQCNIIDENNTLTSEEQFSEQEKLIISIFERYCTPKERKSSRPNTISYGYDDCFEYDPKEESIVNIMEDEKSKSKMDVETFKEDPLEEKFMYVLIKKNINGL; encoded by the coding sequence ATGGAAAAAACCAAAGTAAAAAAGATAGTAATATCATTTATTAAAGAGATGAATAAAAGGGAAAAGCAATGTAATATAATAGACGAAAATAATACATTAACATCTGAAGAACAATTTAGTGAACAAGAAAAACTAATTATAAGTATTTTTGAAAGGTATTGTACGCCTAAAGAAAGAAAATCAAGTCGTCCTAATACTATATCGTATGGATATGATGATTGTTTTGAATATGATCCAAAGGAAGAGAGTATTGTTAATATTATGGAGGATGAAAAGTCTAAATCAAAAATGGATGTAGAAACTTTTAAAGAAGATCCTTTAGAAGAAAAGTTTATGTATGTACTTATAAAAAAAAATATCAATGGCTTATAG
- a CDS encoding ABC transporter ATP-binding protein, which yields MPEHIIEIKDIKRDFKLGSEIVHVLKGVNLDIAKGDYVALMGPSGSGKSTLMNILGCLDTPTSGEYILDGNDVSALKDDQLAEIRNKSIGFVFQTFNLLPRTTALDNVALPMVYAGDTKSERNARAKEVLGQVGLSDRMDHHPNQLSGGQRQRVAVARALVNKPAIILADEPTGNLDTKTSIEIMHLFDEIHANGNTVILVTHEEDIAAHAHRIIRLRDGVIESDERIK from the coding sequence ATGCCAGAACATATTATAGAAATAAAGGATATTAAGCGTGATTTTAAATTGGGCTCAGAAATAGTACATGTACTAAAAGGAGTTAATTTGGATATTGCTAAAGGAGATTATGTGGCGCTTATGGGGCCTTCTGGTAGTGGAAAATCCACATTAATGAATATTTTAGGATGTCTAGATACTCCTACTTCAGGAGAGTATATCTTAGATGGCAACGATGTAAGTGCGCTTAAAGATGATCAACTGGCAGAGATTCGAAATAAGAGTATTGGTTTTGTTTTTCAAACGTTTAATTTACTGCCGCGTACAACAGCTCTAGATAATGTTGCTTTGCCTATGGTTTATGCGGGGGACACTAAATCTGAACGCAATGCTAGAGCAAAGGAAGTCTTGGGACAAGTAGGATTAAGTGACCGTATGGATCACCATCCTAATCAATTGTCAGGAGGGCAACGCCAGCGGGTAGCTGTCGCTCGAGCTTTAGTTAATAAGCCAGCTATAATCTTAGCAGATGAACCTACTGGAAATTTGGACACAAAAACTTCCATAGAAATTATGCATCTATTTGATGAAATCCACGCTAATGGAAATACAGTGATTTTAGTAACCCACGAGGAAGATATAGCGGCTCATGCGCATCGTATTATCCGTTTGCGCGATGGTGTAATAGAAAGTGATGAACGAATTAAGTAA
- a CDS encoding ABC transporter ATP-binding protein, whose amino-acid sequence MKPLKSISLQKILDYAKPYKSRFNWVVAFAISLSIFAAIRPYMLKITVDEYVQKQDKTGLLVYIGLMGLVLLFEVLSQFFFTYWANWLGQDIVKDMREKLFDKIINFRMRYFDNEPVGKLVTRAVSDIESIASIFSQGLFMIVSDLLKMFVVLCIMFYMNWKLSCIVLIAMPILLYATRVFQMHMKTAFQEVRTQISNLNTFVQERLTGMKIVQLFSREEIEYEKFKEINNKHNVAWLKNILYNSIFFPIADIVSSLTLGFVIWYGGMSIVQGDNLTSFGDLFAYTMLITMLFNPLRQIADKFNVMQMGIIAAERVFDVLETEEQINDSGTIEAPQFKGKIELKDVRFSYIEDHEVLKGINLNIESGSTIAIVGSSGAGKSTIINLLNRFYDIDSGSICIDGTDINEYKLVTLRKQVAVVLQDVFLFSDTIYNNITLHDPAISRETVIEAAKKIGIHDFILQLPGGYDYNVKERGVMLSSGQRQLIAFLRAYVSNPSILILDEATSSIDTHSEELLQTATEYLTKDRTSIIIAHRLATIVNADQIIVMDKGQIVEKGTHKDLLELEGGYYKNLYDSQFGKEVEDI is encoded by the coding sequence ATGAAACCATTAAAATCTATATCACTCCAAAAAATATTAGACTACGCAAAGCCCTATAAAAGTCGCTTTAATTGGGTAGTCGCATTTGCTATATCCCTTTCCATCTTTGCGGCTATACGGCCTTATATGCTAAAAATAACAGTAGATGAGTATGTACAGAAACAAGATAAAACAGGGCTCTTAGTATATATCGGATTAATGGGATTAGTCCTATTATTCGAAGTTTTATCTCAATTCTTCTTTACCTACTGGGCGAACTGGTTAGGACAAGATATCGTAAAGGATATGCGTGAGAAGCTATTCGATAAGATTATTAACTTCAGAATGCGTTACTTCGATAACGAACCTGTAGGTAAACTGGTAACTCGTGCTGTATCAGATATCGAATCTATAGCAAGTATCTTTAGTCAAGGGCTATTTATGATCGTCAGTGACTTGCTTAAGATGTTCGTGGTACTGTGTATTATGTTCTATATGAACTGGAAACTGAGTTGCATCGTATTAATAGCAATGCCTATCTTACTTTATGCGACACGTGTATTCCAAATGCACATGAAAACCGCATTCCAAGAAGTGCGTACACAGATTTCTAATTTAAACACCTTCGTACAAGAGCGTTTGACTGGAATGAAGATCGTACAGTTATTCTCTAGAGAAGAAATAGAATACGAGAAATTTAAAGAGATAAACAACAAGCACAATGTCGCTTGGTTAAAGAATATCTTATATAACTCTATCTTCTTCCCTATCGCAGATATCGTGTCATCACTGACATTGGGTTTTGTGATATGGTATGGGGGAATGTCTATTGTACAAGGAGATAACCTAACTTCTTTTGGAGATTTGTTTGCTTATACAATGTTGATTACAATGTTATTCAATCCACTGAGACAGATAGCGGATAAGTTTAACGTGATGCAGATGGGAATAATCGCTGCAGAACGCGTATTTGATGTACTTGAAACAGAAGAACAGATCAACGATAGCGGAACAATAGAAGCGCCTCAGTTCAAAGGAAAAATAGAGCTAAAGGATGTGAGATTTAGCTATATCGAAGATCACGAAGTACTAAAGGGAATCAACCTTAATATAGAATCTGGTAGTACGATAGCTATAGTAGGTAGCTCTGGTGCTGGTAAATCTACAATCATTAATCTACTAAATAGATTCTATGATATAGACAGTGGATCTATCTGTATAGACGGAACAGACATCAATGAATATAAACTAGTTACACTGCGCAAGCAAGTAGCAGTAGTACTTCAAGATGTGTTCTTATTTAGTGATACGATCTATAATAACATTACTCTACACGATCCTGCTATATCAAGAGAGACTGTCATTGAGGCAGCCAAGAAGATAGGTATTCACGACTTTATCTTACAGCTACCAGGTGGATATGACTACAACGTAAAAGAGCGTGGTGTGATGCTTTCTTCAGGACAACGTCAGCTTATCGCTTTCTTACGTGCTTATGTTAGTAATCCGAGTATCCTAATCTTAGATGAAGCTACTTCGTCTATCGATACGCACTCAGAAGAATTGTTACAAACAGCTACTGAATATCTAACAAAGGATAGAACGTCTATCATCATTGCACACCGATTAGCAACAATCGTTAATGCAGATCAAATCATCGTGATGGATAAAGGTCAGATAGTAGAAAAAGGAACACATAA
- a CDS encoding DUF2795 domain-containing protein: MYWTLELASYLSDAPWPATKDELIDYAIRTGAPLEVVENLQSIEDEGEIYESMEEIWPDYPTDEDYLWNEDEY, encoded by the coding sequence ATGTATTGGACATTAGAATTAGCATCTTATCTAAGTGATGCTCCATGGCCTGCGACGAAAGATGAACTTATTGATTATGCAATTAGAACAGGTGCTCCTCTAGAGGTAGTAGAGAACCTTCAATCTATAGAAGATGAGGGGGAAATCTATGAATCAATGGAAGAGATTTGGCCAGACTATCCAACAGACGAAGATTATCTTTGGAACGAGGATGAGTATTAA
- the rho gene encoding transcription termination factor Rho: protein MFEISELKKMKVADLQEIAKTAKIAKVASLKKDELIGQILEHQKTTNAEDRKVPVKAKAVEKAPVVEKKAPVAVEKKVAVDNSKNEVKTQVQNAKPNNTKPLDKSRRPRLGQADEEGKVESKVEQASRVLAEKPQRQSVDQNKEKVRTQESNKEGTSEQTSDTRANNNNENRRDFKNKNQGDNNNRRDGQKRDFKTRQLQQGQSQQQPRTNNNAAESNTPVLDNVSEKVEVVNNNENIAVQQSEGDNPKRNNNQQNNNNNQQNKNNNNKKNNFREPDYEFDGIIESEGVLEMMPDGYGFLRSADYHYLSSPDDIYLSQSQIRLFGLKTGDTVKGVVRPPKEGEKFFPLVKVLKINGHDPQDVRDRNSFEHLTPLFPNEKFNLDGKSSTISTRLMDMFAPIGKGQRGMIVAQPKTGKTVLLKEVANAIAANHPEAYLIVLLIDERPEEVTDMQRSVNAEVIASTFDEPAERHVKVANIVLEKAKRLVECGHDVVILLDSITRLARAYNTVQPASGKVLSGGVDANALQKPKRFFGAARNIENGGSLSIIATALVDTGSKMDEVIFEEFKGTGNMELQLDRKLANKRIFPAIDITSSSTRRDDLLLNEWELKRSLMVRRYIDDMNSVEAMSSIIDNVKNTANNDEVLKNLSK, encoded by the coding sequence ATGTTTGAAATTTCCGAACTAAAAAAAATGAAGGTCGCAGATCTTCAGGAGATTGCTAAAACGGCAAAAATTGCTAAGGTGGCTTCTTTGAAAAAAGATGAACTTATAGGGCAAATCTTAGAACATCAAAAAACGACTAATGCAGAGGATAGAAAAGTACCTGTAAAAGCTAAAGCTGTAGAGAAAGCTCCTGTAGTGGAAAAGAAAGCTCCTGTAGCAGTAGAAAAGAAAGTAGCTGTAGATAATTCTAAAAATGAAGTAAAGACACAGGTACAAAATGCTAAGCCAAATAATACTAAGCCTTTAGATAAATCAAGAAGACCTAGATTAGGACAAGCTGATGAAGAGGGGAAAGTAGAAAGTAAAGTAGAGCAAGCATCTCGTGTGTTAGCAGAAAAGCCTCAGCGTCAATCTGTAGATCAGAATAAGGAGAAAGTTAGAACTCAAGAGTCAAATAAAGAAGGAACAAGCGAGCAAACTTCAGACACAAGAGCAAACAATAATAACGAGAATAGAAGAGATTTTAAAAATAAAAATCAAGGCGATAATAATAATCGTCGCGATGGGCAAAAACGCGATTTTAAAACTCGTCAACTACAACAAGGGCAGTCACAACAACAGCCTCGTACGAATAATAACGCAGCAGAATCAAATACACCTGTGTTAGATAATGTATCTGAGAAAGTAGAAGTAGTAAATAATAATGAAAATATTGCTGTGCAACAATCTGAGGGAGATAACCCAAAGAGAAATAATAATCAGCAAAACAATAATAACAATCAACAGAACAAGAATAATAACAACAAAAAGAATAATTTCAGAGAACCTGATTATGAATTTGATGGTATTATAGAGAGTGAAGGGGTATTAGAGATGATGCCTGATGGATACGGATTCTTGCGTTCTGCAGATTACCACTATTTATCATCACCAGATGATATTTATTTATCTCAGTCTCAAATTAGATTGTTTGGTTTAAAGACAGGAGATACTGTAAAAGGAGTAGTACGCCCTCCTAAGGAAGGAGAAAAGTTCTTCCCTTTAGTAAAGGTGTTGAAAATTAATGGTCACGATCCACAAGATGTGCGTGATAGAAATTCATTTGAACACTTAACACCATTATTTCCAAATGAGAAGTTTAACTTAGATGGTAAGAGTAGTACAATTTCTACTCGTTTGATGGATATGTTCGCACCTATCGGTAAGGGACAGCGTGGTATGATCGTCGCTCAACCTAAGACAGGTAAGACTGTGCTTTTAAAAGAGGTGGCTAATGCTATCGCAGCTAATCACCCTGAGGCATATTTAATCGTGTTACTTATCGATGAGCGCCCAGAAGAGGTTACAGATATGCAGCGTAGTGTGAATGCGGAAGTTATTGCTTCTACATTTGATGAGCCAGCTGAGAGACACGTTAAAGTGGCTAATATTGTATTAGAAAAAGCAAAGCGCTTAGTAGAGTGTGGTCACGATGTAGTGATCTTATTAGATTCTATCACTCGTTTAGCTAGAGCATATAACACTGTTCAGCCTGCATCAGGTAAAGTATTAAGTGGAGGTGTGGATGCAAATGCATTACAAAAACCTAAGCGTTTCTTTGGTGCTGCACGTAATATAGAGAATGGAGGTTCTTTAAGTATAATCGCTACAGCTTTAGTCGATACTGGATCTAAAATGGATGAAGTAATCTTCGAAGAGTTTAAAGGAACTGGTAATATGGAATTACAGTTAGATCGTAAGTTAGCAAACAAACGTATCTTCCCTGCTATCGATATTACATCTTCTAGTACACGTAGAGATGATTTGTTATTAAATGAATGGGAATTAAAACGTTCATTAATGGTAAGACGATATATAGATGATATGAACTCTGTAGAAGCAATGTCATCTATTATTGATAATGTAAAGAATACTGCGAATAATGACGAAGTATTAAAAAACTTAAGTAAATAG
- a CDS encoding cob(I)yrinic acid a,c-diamide adenosyltransferase, whose amino-acid sequence MKVYTKTGDKGTTALFGGTRVPKHHIRIESYGTVDELNSYIGLIRDQEMNQLYKSVLIEIQDRLFTVGAILATDPEKAILKNGKERLNIPKISIEDIELLENEIDRMEESLPPMTHFVLPGGHTTVSYCHIARCVCRRAERLSVSLNEVEPVDESVLKYLNRLSDYLFVLARKLTFDLQAEEVKWIPRKED is encoded by the coding sequence ATGAAAGTATATACAAAAACAGGGGATAAAGGGACTACAGCATTATTCGGAGGTACACGCGTACCTAAACATCACATAAGAATAGAAAGCTACGGTACAGTAGATGAATTAAATTCTTATATAGGATTAATTCGAGATCAAGAGATGAATCAGTTGTATAAAAGTGTTTTAATAGAAATACAAGACAGATTATTTACTGTAGGAGCTATTTTAGCAACTGATCCAGAAAAAGCAATTTTGAAAAATGGCAAGGAGCGATTAAATATTCCAAAGATAAGCATAGAGGATATTGAATTATTAGAGAATGAAATAGATCGAATGGAGGAATCATTGCCACCAATGACTCATTTTGTTTTGCCAGGAGGGCATACTACAGTGTCATATTGTCATATAGCTAGATGTGTCTGCCGTAGAGCAGAACGTTTGTCAGTAAGTTTAAATGAAGTAGAGCCTGTAGATGAGTCAGTTTTGAAGTATTTAAACCGACTTTCTGACTATTTGTTTGTGTTGGCACGAAAGTTGACTTTTGATTTACAAGCTGAAGAAGTGAAATGGATTCCAAGAAAAGAAGATTAA
- a CDS encoding M64 family metallopeptidase, translating into MKKLLVLLSLCVSTWVQAQDFNQYFENKTLRLDYVFGGNNDRQFILLDELVSLPTWAGRTHNLGENALKGNGQVKVYDQKTNALIYTNSFSTLFQEWLSTDEAKEHTKSFENVFLVPFPKEKVRIELVLFDENGKEKDKLVHQIDPKDILIHAKGTKDVTKHSYVHKAKDNAKAINVVFVAEGFKEEEMGKFTDAVKVSIQEILAHKPFDKFADNFNFIAVESASKDSGVSVPRTGEWKKTAVESNFDTFYSERYLTTNRIKKLHDVLAGIPYEHIIILANTDVYGGGGIYNSYTLTTTGHKDFKPVVVHEFGHSFAGLADEYFYPNDVLSDLISNQTEPWEQNITTLVDFDSKWKKMLRKGTPIPTLAKDSKKYPVGAYEGLEGRKVYKGTLDCRMKTNQYPEFCPVCQNAVEELILFYTK; encoded by the coding sequence ATGAAAAAATTACTAGTATTGCTAAGCTTGTGTGTGAGCACATGGGTACAGGCACAGGATTTTAATCAGTATTTTGAGAATAAGACGTTGCGTCTAGATTATGTGTTCGGTGGAAATAACGACAGACAATTTATTCTGCTAGATGAGCTAGTCTCTTTACCTACTTGGGCTGGGCGTACGCATAACCTTGGAGAGAATGCTTTAAAAGGAAATGGACAAGTGAAAGTATATGATCAGAAAACGAATGCGCTGATTTACACGAATAGCTTTAGTACACTGTTTCAAGAATGGCTGTCAACAGATGAGGCTAAGGAGCATACGAAGAGTTTTGAGAATGTGTTTTTAGTGCCTTTTCCAAAAGAGAAAGTGCGTATAGAGCTAGTGTTATTTGATGAAAATGGAAAAGAGAAAGATAAATTAGTACATCAGATAGATCCTAAAGATATCCTGATACATGCTAAGGGAACTAAGGATGTGACAAAACACTCGTATGTACATAAAGCTAAAGACAATGCTAAAGCAATTAATGTAGTGTTCGTAGCAGAGGGGTTTAAAGAAGAAGAGATGGGTAAGTTTACAGATGCAGTTAAGGTCTCTATACAAGAGATATTAGCACATAAGCCATTTGATAAATTTGCAGATAACTTTAACTTCATTGCAGTGGAGAGTGCTTCTAAAGATTCTGGAGTGAGCGTTCCACGTACTGGAGAATGGAAGAAGACGGCTGTAGAGTCTAACTTCGATACGTTCTACTCAGAGCGCTATCTGACTACCAATAGAATTAAGAAACTACACGATGTATTAGCGGGTATTCCTTATGAGCATATTATTATCTTAGCCAATACAGATGTATATGGCGGAGGAGGTATTTATAACTCATATACGTTAACTACTACAGGGCATAAAGATTTTAAACCAGTGGTAGTACACGAGTTTGGGCATAGTTTCGCAGGATTAGCAGATGAGTATTTTTATCCTAATGATGTGTTGAGTGATTTGATATCTAATCAGACTGAGCCGTGGGAACAAAATATCACTACGTTAGTAGACTTCGATAGCAAGTGGAAAAAAATGTTGAGAAAAGGAACTCCTATTCCAACGTTAGCAAAAGATAGTAAGAAATATCCAGTGGGAGCTTATGAAGGTTTAGAAGGACGTAAGGTGTATAAAGGAACATTAGATTGTAGAATGAAGACTAATCAATATCCTGAGTTCTGTCCAGTTTGTCAGAATGCAGTAGAAGAGTTAATTTTGTTCTATACAAAATAA